In Rhizobium sp. ARZ01, a genomic segment contains:
- the murC gene encoding UDP-N-acetylmuramate--L-alanine ligase encodes MKMPKSIGLVHFIGIGGIGMSGIAEVLHNLGHRVQGSDQSDSANVQRLRDKGIRIHVGHKAENLGDAEVVVVSTAIKKDNPELVAAREKLLPVVRRAEMLAELMRFRNAIAIGGTHGKTTTTSMVAALLEAGGLDPTVINGGIINAYGTNARMGEGEWMVVEADESDGTFLKLPADVAVVTNIDPEHLDHYGNFDAVREAFRQFVENVPFYGFGVMCLDHPEVQAMVSRIDDRKVITYGENPQADVRFGNVRMDGATSVFDVEIRRRRTGQVIALKDLRLPMPGRHNVSNATAAVAVAQRLGVAPEDIARGLASFGGVKRRFTLTGTWNGVSVYDDYGHHPVEIKAVLKAAREACQGRVVAVHQPHRYTRVHSLFEEFAGCFNEADTIMIAPIYAAGEEPIEGVSAEALVSRIKAGGHRDARYLEGPEQLASTIGAIAKPGDFVVLLGAGSITYWAAALPKELASISGMTA; translated from the coding sequence ATGAAGATGCCGAAGAGCATAGGGCTCGTTCATTTCATCGGAATCGGCGGTATTGGCATGAGCGGTATTGCCGAGGTGCTACACAATCTTGGTCACCGCGTGCAGGGCTCCGACCAGTCCGACAGCGCCAACGTCCAGCGGCTGCGCGACAAGGGCATCAGGATCCACGTCGGCCACAAGGCCGAGAACCTTGGAGATGCCGAGGTGGTGGTCGTCTCGACGGCGATCAAGAAGGACAATCCCGAGCTCGTCGCAGCGCGCGAAAAGCTTTTGCCGGTCGTGCGCCGCGCCGAGATGCTGGCCGAGTTGATGCGCTTCCGCAATGCGATCGCGATCGGCGGCACGCATGGCAAGACGACGACGACGTCCATGGTGGCGGCCTTGCTTGAGGCCGGAGGGCTCGACCCGACCGTCATCAACGGTGGCATCATCAACGCCTATGGCACAAATGCGCGCATGGGCGAGGGCGAATGGATGGTGGTCGAGGCTGACGAGTCCGACGGCACTTTCCTCAAGCTTCCGGCCGACGTTGCGGTGGTGACGAACATCGATCCGGAGCATCTGGATCACTATGGCAATTTCGATGCGGTGCGCGAGGCGTTCCGCCAGTTCGTCGAGAACGTGCCCTTCTACGGCTTCGGCGTCATGTGCCTCGATCATCCGGAAGTGCAGGCGATGGTCAGCCGCATCGACGACCGGAAGGTCATTACCTACGGTGAGAACCCGCAGGCCGATGTGCGCTTCGGCAATGTACGCATGGACGGCGCCACCTCGGTATTCGACGTCGAGATCCGCAGGCGCCGGACCGGCCAGGTGATTGCGCTGAAGGATCTTCGCCTGCCGATGCCGGGGCGCCACAACGTCTCCAATGCGACCGCTGCGGTCGCGGTTGCCCAACGGCTCGGTGTTGCGCCAGAAGACATTGCGCGCGGTCTTGCCTCATTTGGCGGCGTGAAGCGGCGCTTCACGCTGACCGGCACTTGGAACGGCGTCAGCGTCTATGACGACTACGGCCACCATCCGGTCGAGATCAAGGCGGTGCTGAAGGCGGCGCGCGAGGCCTGCCAGGGCAGGGTTGTCGCCGTCCATCAGCCCCATCGCTATACACGTGTTCACAGCCTGTTCGAGGAATTCGCCGGCTGCTTCAACGAAGCCGACACGATCATGATCGCGCCGATCTATGCGGCTGGCGAAGAGCCGATTGAAGGCGTGAGCGCGGAAGCCCTGGTTTCCCGCATAAAAGCGGGCGGCCACAGGGACGCCCGCTATCTGGAGGGTCCGGAGCAACTCGCCTCCACCATCGGCGCCATTGCTAAGCCCGGCGACTTTGTGGTTCTCTTAGGCGCAGGCAGCATCACCTATTGGGCTGCTGCGCTGCCAAAGGAACTCGCAAGCATTTCGGGAATGACGGCATGA
- the murG gene encoding undecaprenyldiphospho-muramoylpentapeptide beta-N-acetylglucosaminyltransferase, giving the protein MSKGIILLAAGGTGGHLFPAEALAHELKANDWSVHLVTDSRAERFAGKFPADEIHVVPSATIGSKNPVKVISSLWTLWTGLRAARRLLARLQPNAVVGFGGYPTLPPLLAATGMRIPSMIHEQNAVMGRANKALASRVHAIAGGFLPEGEGAYAEKTVTTGNPVRPAVLAAAEVPYQQAKPDGEFRIVVFGGSQGAQFFSTAVPQAVCRLSDVKRARLRITQQARPEDREGVEAVYEKLAIPADVSPFFTDMADRLAKAHLVICRSGASTVSEISVIGRPSVLVPYPYALDHDQAANAAALAANGGAQVIAQSALSPEKLSTIIIEAMKNPDHMALMAENARKTGKPDAARLLAAMVEAIAGGKTIAEFKGERA; this is encoded by the coding sequence ATGAGCAAAGGCATCATCCTGCTTGCCGCCGGCGGCACCGGCGGCCATCTCTTTCCCGCCGAGGCGCTGGCGCACGAATTGAAGGCGAACGACTGGTCGGTGCATCTCGTCACCGACAGCCGCGCGGAGCGCTTCGCCGGCAAGTTCCCGGCTGACGAGATCCACGTCGTGCCGTCGGCAACGATCGGTTCGAAGAATCCGGTCAAGGTTATCTCCTCGCTCTGGACGCTCTGGACAGGACTTCGGGCTGCGCGACGCCTGTTGGCCAGGCTCCAGCCGAATGCCGTTGTCGGGTTCGGCGGATATCCGACATTGCCGCCGCTGCTGGCTGCGACCGGCATGCGCATACCCTCGATGATCCACGAGCAGAACGCCGTCATGGGGCGCGCCAACAAGGCTCTTGCCTCTCGCGTGCACGCGATCGCAGGCGGTTTCCTGCCAGAAGGCGAGGGCGCGTATGCGGAAAAGACGGTGACGACCGGAAATCCGGTGCGTCCCGCCGTGCTCGCAGCCGCGGAGGTACCGTATCAGCAGGCAAAGCCGGACGGTGAATTCCGCATCGTGGTTTTTGGCGGCAGCCAGGGCGCGCAATTCTTTTCCACGGCAGTCCCGCAAGCCGTCTGCCGGCTGAGCGATGTGAAGCGGGCGCGCCTGCGCATCACGCAACAGGCACGTCCCGAGGATCGGGAGGGCGTGGAAGCCGTCTACGAGAAGCTCGCAATCCCAGCCGATGTTTCGCCCTTCTTCACCGACATGGCGGATCGCCTGGCCAAGGCGCATCTCGTCATCTGCCGTTCCGGCGCCTCGACCGTTTCGGAAATTTCCGTCATCGGCCGGCCGTCGGTGCTCGTGCCCTATCCCTACGCGCTTGACCATGACCAGGCCGCAAATGCCGCAGCACTTGCCGCCAACGGCGGGGCGCAGGTCATCGCGCAGTCCGCGCTTTCGCCGGAGAAGCTGTCGACGATCATCATCGAGGCGATGAAGAACCCGGATCACATGGCGTTGATGGCGGAGAACGCCCGAAAGACCGGGAAGCCGGACGCTGCGCGCTTGCTCGCCGCCATGGTGGAGGCTATTGCGGGCGGCAAGACGATTGCGGAATTCAAAGGAGAACGCGCATGA
- the ftsW gene encoding putative lipid II flippase FtsW, which yields MVSRAERGPVADWFWTIDRLFFAAFILLMGIGFMLSFAASPAVAERLNLDSFHFVKRHALFLLPAIATMVAISFLSPRQVRRTAAILLVVSLAMMVLALFFGVEVKGARRWVSIGSLSIQPSEFMKPAFVVICAWLFSEHARQPEIPGNLFSILLFGIVAALLVAQPDLGQTILTTAVWGGMFFMAGMPWIWIILLGGVAIGGFVSAYYLFDHVAGRIDRFLTGEGDTFQVDTAREAIIRGDWLGKGPGEGIVKRIIPDSHTDFIFSVAAEEFGIVFCMVIVAVFAFVVLRGLNHAFKERNDFTRFAVAGLVLLIGTQSMINIGVNLELLPAKGMTLPLISYGGSSMIAICVTAGFILALTRHRPEKRATERSLFRSGMLSPAE from the coding sequence ATGGTTAGTCGTGCCGAGCGTGGTCCGGTTGCCGACTGGTTCTGGACGATAGACAGGTTGTTCTTCGCCGCCTTCATCCTGTTGATGGGGATTGGCTTCATGCTGTCCTTCGCCGCAAGTCCGGCGGTGGCGGAACGCCTCAATCTCGACAGCTTCCACTTCGTCAAGCGACACGCGCTGTTCCTGCTCCCTGCAATCGCGACGATGGTGGCCATTTCGTTCCTTTCGCCACGACAGGTGCGGCGAACCGCGGCAATTCTGCTTGTAGTATCGCTGGCGATGATGGTTCTGGCGCTCTTCTTCGGCGTCGAGGTGAAGGGTGCGCGGCGCTGGGTTTCGATCGGCAGCCTGTCGATCCAGCCGTCGGAATTCATGAAGCCGGCCTTCGTCGTGATTTGCGCCTGGCTTTTCTCGGAGCACGCGCGCCAGCCGGAAATCCCCGGCAACCTTTTTTCCATCCTGCTGTTCGGGATCGTTGCGGCCCTGCTTGTGGCGCAACCGGACCTCGGCCAGACGATCCTGACCACGGCGGTTTGGGGCGGGATGTTCTTTATGGCCGGCATGCCTTGGATCTGGATTATCCTGCTCGGCGGCGTCGCCATCGGCGGTTTCGTGTCGGCCTACTATCTGTTCGACCACGTGGCCGGCCGTATCGACCGATTTCTGACGGGCGAGGGCGATACCTTCCAGGTCGATACCGCGCGCGAGGCGATCATCCGCGGCGACTGGCTCGGCAAGGGACCGGGCGAGGGCATCGTCAAGCGCATCATTCCGGACAGCCACACCGACTTCATCTTTTCGGTTGCGGCGGAGGAATTCGGTATCGTCTTCTGCATGGTCATCGTCGCAGTCTTCGCTTTTGTCGTGCTGCGCGGGCTGAACCACGCCTTCAAGGAGCGTAATGACTTCACACGCTTCGCAGTTGCCGGCCTGGTGCTATTGATCGGCACACAGTCCATGATCAACATCGGCGTGAACCTCGAACTGCTGCCGGCGAAGGGAATGACCCTGCCGCTGATCTCCTACGGCGGCTCTTCGATGATCGCTATCTGCGTCACCGCGGGCTTCATCCTTGCGCTGACGCGTCACCGGCCGGAAAAGCGTGCCACCGAGCGGAGCCTCTTCCGCTCCGGCATGCTTTCTCCCGCGGAGTAG
- the murD gene encoding UDP-N-acetylmuramoyl-L-alanine--D-glutamate ligase translates to MIPVTTLRNKNVALFGLGGSGLATAQALAAGGAKVVAWDDNPDSVAKAASEGLVTADLRQIDWNGISAFILSPGVPLTHPKPHWSVDLARAAGVEIIGDVELFVRERRAYAPDCPFIAITGTNGKSTTTALIAHILKSSGRDTQLGGNIGTAVLTLDPPKAGRFFVVECSSYQIDLAPTINPSAGILLNLTPDHLDRHGTMQHYADVKERLVAGSDTAIIAVDDTFTTLIADRIERSGARVVRVSRRQPLADGLYAEGARLLLAQGGTAREIADLSDIQTLRGGHNAQNAAAAIAACVAVGVSEDEIRAGLASFPGLKHRMQPVGRKASAVFVNDSKATNADAAAPALSSYDRIYWIAGGLPKEGGITSLSGFFPRIAKAYLIGEAAAAFAATLGETVPYEISGTLERAVLHAAADAEKDEAGPVAVLLSPACASFDQYKNFEVRGDAFVGHVATLPGVTMLIEANG, encoded by the coding sequence ATGATCCCGGTCACGACCCTCAGAAACAAGAACGTTGCGCTCTTCGGGCTCGGGGGGTCGGGGCTTGCCACGGCCCAGGCACTTGCGGCCGGTGGCGCGAAGGTCGTTGCCTGGGACGACAATCCCGACAGTGTCGCCAAGGCGGCGTCAGAAGGTCTTGTGACGGCGGACTTGCGGCAGATCGATTGGAACGGGATCTCCGCGTTCATCTTGTCGCCAGGGGTACCTCTGACGCATCCGAAGCCGCACTGGAGCGTGGACCTGGCGCGTGCAGCCGGCGTCGAGATCATCGGCGATGTCGAGCTTTTTGTGCGTGAGCGTCGCGCCTACGCCCCCGATTGCCCGTTCATCGCCATCACCGGCACCAACGGTAAATCGACAACGACCGCTCTGATCGCCCACATCCTGAAATCGAGCGGCCGCGACACGCAGCTTGGCGGAAATATCGGCACGGCCGTCCTGACGCTGGATCCACCGAAGGCCGGACGGTTCTTCGTGGTTGAGTGCTCGTCCTACCAGATCGATCTCGCACCGACGATCAATCCGAGCGCCGGCATTCTCCTGAACCTCACACCGGATCACCTCGATCGCCACGGCACGATGCAGCACTACGCCGACGTGAAGGAGCGATTGGTCGCGGGCAGCGACACGGCGATCATTGCCGTCGACGACACGTTCACCACGTTGATCGCGGATCGGATTGAGCGTTCTGGAGCCAGGGTTGTGCGTGTCTCGCGTCGTCAGCCGTTGGCGGATGGTCTTTATGCCGAGGGTGCCCGCCTTCTGCTGGCGCAGGGTGGAACGGCGCGCGAGATCGCCGATCTCTCCGATATCCAGACGCTGCGCGGCGGCCACAATGCTCAAAATGCGGCCGCGGCGATTGCAGCCTGCGTGGCGGTCGGTGTCAGCGAGGACGAGATCCGTGCCGGACTCGCCTCCTTCCCGGGACTGAAGCACCGGATGCAGCCGGTTGGCCGCAAGGCAAGCGCCGTCTTCGTCAATGATTCCAAGGCGACGAACGCGGATGCGGCAGCGCCGGCGCTGTCGAGCTATGACCGGATCTATTGGATTGCAGGCGGACTGCCGAAGGAGGGAGGCATCACCAGCCTTAGCGGCTTCTTCCCCAGGATCGCCAAGGCCTATCTGATCGGGGAAGCGGCCGCGGCATTTGCTGCAACCCTGGGCGAGACCGTTCCCTACGAGATTTCCGGCACGCTTGAGCGCGCCGTGCTGCATGCGGCTGCCGATGCGGAAAAGGATGAGGCCGGGCCGGTCGCTGTCCTGCTGTCTCCGGCTTGCGCAAGCTTCGACCAGTACAAGAACTTTGAAGTCAGGGGCGATGCTTTCGTCGGCCATGTCGCGACCCTTCCGGGCGTGACCATGCTGATCGAGGCAAACGGTTAG
- the mraY gene encoding phospho-N-acetylmuramoyl-pentapeptide-transferase has translation MLLWLVELADEVQIFNLFRYITFRTGAALFTSAAIVFLFGPAIIASLRVRQGKGQPIRADGPQTHFKKAGTPTMGGIMILAGIVGSSLLWADLSNIYVVATLLVTLGFGAIGFYDDYLKVTKQTDKGFSGKARLGLEFIIAGIATFFMMRAALSAGAAGSTLGSSVAFPFAKDFVLNLGVFFVLFGGFVIVSAGNAVNLTDGLDGLATVPVMISAASFGVIAYLAGNAVFANYLQIHFVPGTGELAVILGAVIGAGLGFLWFNAPPAAIFMGDTGSLALGGLIGTVAVATKHEIVMAIVGGLFVMETLSVIIQVASFKLTGKRVFLMAPIHHHFEKKGWTESQVVIRFWIIAVILALVGLSTLKLR, from the coding sequence ATGCTGCTTTGGCTTGTCGAACTGGCGGATGAGGTCCAGATCTTCAACCTCTTCCGCTACATCACGTTCCGCACCGGTGCAGCGCTGTTTACCTCCGCCGCTATCGTCTTCCTGTTCGGGCCGGCGATCATCGCGTCGTTGCGCGTGCGCCAGGGCAAGGGCCAGCCGATCCGCGCCGACGGGCCGCAGACCCACTTCAAGAAGGCCGGCACGCCGACCATGGGCGGCATCATGATCCTCGCCGGCATCGTCGGCAGTTCGCTGCTATGGGCCGATCTTTCCAACATCTATGTCGTTGCTACGCTCCTCGTGACGCTCGGCTTCGGGGCCATCGGCTTTTACGACGACTATCTGAAGGTGACAAAGCAGACGGACAAGGGCTTCTCCGGAAAGGCACGCCTTGGCCTCGAATTCATTATAGCTGGGATCGCCACCTTCTTCATGATGCGCGCCGCGCTTTCCGCAGGCGCAGCGGGCTCGACGCTCGGTTCCTCGGTCGCCTTTCCTTTCGCCAAGGACTTTGTGCTCAATCTCGGCGTCTTCTTCGTCTTGTTCGGAGGCTTCGTCATCGTTTCGGCCGGCAATGCGGTCAACCTCACCGACGGTCTGGACGGCCTTGCCACGGTTCCCGTCATGATCTCGGCCGCGTCCTTCGGCGTCATCGCCTACCTCGCCGGCAACGCGGTCTTTGCGAACTACCTGCAGATCCACTTCGTTCCCGGTACCGGCGAATTGGCCGTCATTCTCGGAGCCGTCATCGGCGCGGGCCTCGGTTTCCTTTGGTTCAACGCCCCGCCGGCGGCGATCTTCATGGGCGACACCGGCTCGCTGGCGCTGGGCGGTCTGATCGGCACCGTGGCCGTCGCCACCAAGCATGAGATCGTCATGGCGATCGTAGGCGGCCTGTTCGTGATGGAGACGCTATCGGTGATCATCCAGGTCGCCTCGTTCAAGCTCACGGGTAAGCGCGTGTTCCTGATGGCGCCGATCCACCACCACTTCGAAAAGAAGGGCTGGACGGAGAGCCAGGTTGTGATCCGCTTCTGGATCATCGCCGTGATCCTCGCGCTCGTCGGCCTCTCGACCTTGAAGCTGCGGTAA
- a CDS encoding UDP-N-acetylmuramoylalanyl-D-glutamyl-2,6-diaminopimelate--D-alanyl-D-alanine ligase, with protein sequence MTMLWTFEDLIAATHGRPIGTMPAGITGISIDSRSISPGEAFFAIKGDRVDGHDFASLAFANGAALLVVSEGKLPALGRLTAPMLVVHDVLQALVDLGCAARDRSAAKVIAVTGSVGKTTTKEMLRHSLSACGSVHASVASFNNHWGVPLTLARMPETTAYGVFEIGMNHPDEIRPLVKMVRPHVALVTTIAAAHLGNFASLDEIAMAKAEIFEGVAPGGHALLNRDNEQYALLEQAAKQAGVAHVHSFGADPKAEFRLVEFMAGPQGNVLWASVDGQTLEIPMGAPGRHIAENAVAVLGAAHLVGADIEKVMNALATMQPEKGRGRRHRLAIDGGSFTLIDESYNANPASMRAAIALLRDTVPGEGGRRIAVLGDMLEMGEFSQQLHAELAAPLSEAGIEDVWIGGSDMAALRDTLADAARVEYRDDADSMQEFVLKAVRPGDVVVVKSSKSTGFSRIVAGLLDKYEAFSDTERAE encoded by the coding sequence TTGACCATGCTCTGGACATTCGAGGATCTTATCGCGGCCACCCATGGCCGTCCTATCGGGACCATGCCGGCGGGGATCACCGGCATTTCCATCGACAGTCGTTCGATCAGCCCGGGCGAGGCCTTCTTCGCCATCAAGGGCGACCGGGTGGACGGACATGACTTCGCTAGCCTGGCATTTGCCAATGGCGCAGCGCTGCTCGTGGTGAGCGAAGGCAAGCTGCCGGCGCTCGGGCGCCTCACGGCTCCGATGCTGGTGGTGCATGACGTGCTGCAGGCGCTTGTCGATCTCGGTTGCGCCGCACGCGACCGCAGTGCCGCCAAGGTCATCGCCGTGACGGGATCGGTCGGCAAGACGACGACGAAGGAGATGCTGCGGCACTCGCTTTCAGCTTGCGGCAGCGTGCACGCCTCGGTGGCCTCGTTCAACAATCATTGGGGCGTTCCGCTGACTCTGGCGCGCATGCCGGAGACCACCGCCTACGGTGTCTTCGAGATCGGCATGAACCACCCGGACGAAATCCGGCCGCTGGTCAAAATGGTTCGCCCGCATGTGGCGCTGGTCACCACGATCGCCGCGGCCCACCTCGGCAATTTCGCGAGTCTCGATGAGATCGCCATGGCAAAGGCCGAGATTTTCGAGGGGGTGGCGCCCGGCGGCCATGCGCTGCTCAACCGCGACAACGAGCAGTACGCCCTGCTGGAGCAGGCTGCCAAACAGGCCGGTGTGGCGCACGTCCACTCGTTCGGCGCCGATCCGAAGGCGGAGTTTCGCCTGGTCGAGTTCATGGCCGGTCCACAGGGCAATGTGTTGTGGGCATCGGTGGACGGGCAGACGCTGGAAATCCCGATGGGAGCCCCTGGTCGTCATATTGCGGAAAATGCGGTGGCCGTCCTTGGCGCGGCGCACCTCGTTGGCGCCGACATCGAGAAGGTCATGAACGCGCTCGCCACGATGCAGCCGGAGAAGGGGCGGGGGCGTCGCCATCGCCTTGCGATCGACGGCGGCAGCTTCACCCTGATCGACGAGAGCTACAACGCCAATCCGGCCTCGATGCGGGCAGCGATCGCTTTGTTGCGCGATACGGTGCCGGGCGAGGGCGGCCGGCGGATTGCCGTGCTCGGCGACATGCTCGAGATGGGCGAGTTTTCGCAGCAGTTGCACGCGGAACTCGCCGCGCCGTTGAGTGAGGCCGGCATCGAGGACGTCTGGATTGGTGGCTCCGACATGGCTGCACTCCGGGACACGCTCGCAGACGCGGCGCGAGTCGAGTACCGCGACGATGCGGACAGTATGCAGGAATTTGTGCTTAAGGCGGTGCGGCCCGGTGACGTCGTCGTGGTGAAATCGTCGAAATCGACGGGATTCAGCCGGATCGTCGCCGGTTTGCTTGACAAGTACGAGGCATTCTCCGACACGGAGCGCGCCGAGTGA
- a CDS encoding UDP-N-acetylmuramoyl-L-alanyl-D-glutamate--2,6-diaminopimelate ligase produces MKITDLAGSDVPDLGNASAIEVGGISADSRKVNKGDLFIAVNGSKADGAAYVADAVARGAAAVVVGREAYVDAAVPVIAVDQPRRFLALAAARFFARQPETMVAVTGTAGKTSVASFTRQIWAHAGHAAAMIGTTGVTAPGREDYGSLTTPDPVSLHKLLAELAEAGVTHAAMEASSHGLDQARLDGVRLSAAAFTNLGRDHMDYHPTVEHYMAAKMRLFDTLLPKGAPAIIFSDDEWSDAAIKAAKDAGLDVRTVGRKGTYLTLKRVEHFRHKQMAEIHVGDDIYEVHIPLAGDFQVANALVAAGLAMSTGVSAKDAMAALGHLVGASGRLELVGHAKNGALAYVDYAHKPDALENVLSSVRPFTSGRVIVVFGCGGDRDKGKRPIMGEIATRLADVVIVTDDNPRTEVPEVIRSEIMVAAKGATEIGDRAAAIRAAVAMLSAGDTLIVAGKGHEEGQTIGSVTLPFSDHAEVRKALEDLDL; encoded by the coding sequence ATGAAGATCACAGACCTTGCCGGCTCCGATGTTCCAGACCTGGGCAATGCATCCGCAATCGAGGTGGGCGGCATTTCGGCCGACAGCCGCAAGGTCAACAAGGGTGATCTGTTCATTGCGGTGAACGGATCCAAGGCAGACGGTGCGGCCTATGTTGCCGATGCCGTCGCCCGCGGTGCCGCCGCCGTCGTCGTTGGGCGTGAGGCATATGTCGACGCGGCCGTGCCGGTGATTGCCGTGGACCAGCCGCGTCGCTTCCTGGCGCTCGCCGCTGCCCGCTTCTTCGCTCGTCAACCGGAAACAATGGTTGCGGTCACCGGAACGGCCGGAAAGACCTCGGTCGCCTCCTTCACGCGCCAGATCTGGGCCCATGCGGGTCACGCCGCAGCCATGATCGGCACGACGGGCGTCACCGCTCCCGGCCGCGAGGACTACGGTTCGCTAACGACGCCTGATCCAGTCTCGCTGCACAAGCTGCTCGCCGAACTCGCCGAAGCGGGCGTTACCCATGCTGCGATGGAAGCGTCCAGCCATGGGCTCGACCAGGCGCGGCTTGACGGCGTTCGCCTGTCCGCTGCCGCCTTTACCAATCTCGGCCGCGATCACATGGACTATCACCCGACGGTCGAGCACTACATGGCCGCGAAGATGCGCCTGTTCGATACGCTTCTGCCGAAAGGCGCACCCGCCATCATCTTCTCCGATGACGAATGGTCGGATGCCGCGATCAAGGCTGCAAAAGATGCTGGCCTCGACGTGCGCACGGTCGGACGCAAGGGTACCTACCTGACGCTGAAGCGGGTAGAGCATTTCCGCCACAAGCAGATGGCAGAAATCCACGTCGGCGACGACATCTACGAGGTGCATATCCCACTCGCCGGTGACTTCCAGGTCGCCAATGCGCTTGTTGCGGCGGGGCTTGCGATGTCGACCGGCGTTTCCGCAAAGGACGCCATGGCCGCACTCGGACACCTGGTCGGTGCCTCCGGCCGGCTCGAACTCGTGGGCCACGCCAAGAACGGCGCGCTCGCCTATGTCGACTACGCCCACAAGCCGGATGCGTTGGAGAATGTGCTGTCTTCGGTTCGTCCCTTCACCTCGGGCCGCGTCATCGTGGTATTCGGATGCGGTGGCGACCGGGACAAGGGCAAGCGGCCGATCATGGGCGAGATCGCAACGAGGCTTGCAGACGTGGTCATCGTTACCGACGACAACCCGCGCACCGAAGTGCCGGAGGTGATCCGCTCCGAGATCATGGTGGCAGCCAAGGGCGCAACCGAAATCGGCGATCGTGCGGCAGCCATCCGCGCCGCTGTCGCGATGCTCTCGGCAGGGGATACGCTCATCGTTGCGGGCAAGGGGCATGAAGAGGGGCAAACGATCGGCAGTGTCACGCTGCCGTTCTCCGACCACGCGGAAGTCCGCAAAGCCCTGGAGGATCTCGACCTTTGA